The following DNA comes from Solanum stenotomum isolate F172 chromosome 11, ASM1918654v1, whole genome shotgun sequence.
TTTTTTCTTAGAGACATCAAGCACCGGTCTTGATCAGGCTGTTTAGAATTTTGCTTGGCAGAAAAAAATGTATCTTGGTCCCACTgtctgtttttcttttttgaggATAGTAACACTGATCTATATATTCACAGGTAAACTACATCCAAAATATGTAGTTCCCCTTCAAAAGGTATTACAGACTAATCATATTGCCACCTATCACCTCTATTTCTTACAAATAATCTAAAACATCCAAGATATCTTCTGCTTGGACTAAattctgtttacaccaaaaataaaacaatgcTAGACAATTCATCTTGAAGCTCTGAAGTCCATTCTGCTTGTCTTCAAAACACCTATGATTTCTCTCTTTCCATACAGTCCACCATATGCATGCtgggacaatcttccatctccCCTTTTGTTGTTGCATTACCATCACTATTCCAACTGTTGAGGACTCCTCTGATGTTCCCTGGCTTTACCcaatttattttcctcaagCTGATGAACATCCTCCAAAGTTGTTCTGTCCATTTGCAGTGCAAGAAGAGATGACTAATTGTCTCTACTTGTTCCCACATAAGAAGCATCTTGAACATAgttgaaattttcttttgttcaaaTTGTCATGTGTCAGTACCTTAGCCAGTAACCATATGAAGCTGTTCACTTTGTATGGGAGGTCTTCCATAACATCTTCCATGGCCAGTTTTCCTCCCTATGATTTGATCTATTCAGTTCTCTGTAAGCTGGGTTGATAGAGAAAATacctttcctttctttcttccataCTGTGGTATCCCTTTCTTCAGATAGATTGTTGAAGCTGGCCATAATGGTGTAAAAAGTTGCTACTCTTCCCACTTCCCAATTATTCAGGTTTCTCCTTAAGTTTAGGTTCCATCCTTGACCGGTCCACATCTCTGTGGCCTGTTGAAGAATACAAAGGTTGTGGAGATCTGGAAATTGATGTTGTAGTGGTGCACCCCCTATTCAGTTATCATtccaaaaataaatcttttGTCCGTTAACTACTTTGTAGTTAATTTTTCGCTTCAACAGAGGCCATAAATTTCAGATAGCTCTCCAAACTGAGCAACTGTATGGTATGGAAACCATTTGTTGTCCAGTTATCTTCCATCCCATATTTGGCAATAATGACTTCCTTCCATAGCATGTTAACCACTGTCAGTTTTTCTATTAAGGTTTGTTCAAATAATTGGTATCTTGCCATACCATTGTTGAAGATCCATGCTTAACTGGACAGAGTATTGGGATGAGAAAGGACGTCTTTGGAATGGACACCATTTTGGAAGGAATTAAAATGGAAAGATGTACATTCAAGCCGGAGATACAGAATAGTTGGGCTTATCAAAGTTCCACTGGGTTCAAATCAATTGCTAGAGAAAAGCTCGCCTTAACCATCTACTAATTCTTACTATACTCAAGTTTCTTGCTCTATTATCATGCTTATCAAATACAACAATAGCTTTAGCCCCTAAATGAATCGTTCTTCTTTAGTCTACAGTCTTTAACGCTTATTCTATGAGTCATAGGACCTTTCGTTTTTCTTTCACTTGTTtgattgataaatatatttaacatCACTAAATTGTTTTTCCAAACAAACAGATCATCAATTGCATATGGAAGCACCCTCAAGCTCCTACAGTCTATCTGACATGTGATCTTCTTGGCCACGAGGATATACTTATGCATGTTTCACAGACATTTGGTTGCAAGATATATGTCGATAAAGCTAAAACTCCAGAATGCTTTCAGGCTTTGGAACTAATGGTGCCTGAAATCCTGTCTGAAGACACATCTTCTCGTTTTCAACTGTTTGATGGGTTTCCAAAACTGTACCAAAGAGCAGAAGCCAAGATTGCACAGGCTCGGTCTGATTCTCAGCATGAGCCTCTAATTATTCGAGCATCAGCACAGTGGTATGCATGTGATGATGGTAGTTCAGATATTGAAAGTCAGAAGAAGGGAAGATGTGATCAACCAGTGAGAGATATTTTTGGTGTCTGGCACATTTGTTACTCCATACACTCATCAAAGGAAGAACTGGAGTGGGCTTTGCAACTTCTTGCACCTAGGTGGGTCATCTCTACAACACCTAGTTGTAAGGCTCTGGAGATGGACTATGTGAAGCGTCTTTTTAATCAACATCGGAATTTTAATGACCCTTTCTGGCAACTTTTGGGGTTCAGTATGGACGTGGAATCTGAAGTTGATGTAGAAACAGCTCCAGATGTAGTTGAGGTTTCTAGCTCACCTTTAGCCAAGAGCAATGCTCAAGATTATGCAGAAAACTCCCAGTCGACGACATCATCTTTTAGCATTTGTAGGCAGTCAAATCCGTCTCCTCCAAGCAAAACAGCCGCCCCAGTAACATTATTTGGTAGGGCGAGGCTTGGGCTCAATGGTTCTTATTTCAAACATGAAGGAAAGGAGCCTATACTTCCAGATGAAAATGCTGTAATCAGATGTTCCGACGAGTTAGAGGTTATTTCACTTAAGAAGGATGAAGTTGTGGTGGAAGCTGGTAAGACATTGGCAGTAAGTGAAAGTTTAGACATCAGGACTAAAGAGAGCTTGATGCACACAGAAACAGAGAATTGTATTTTTGAGTCAGCGGTTGGATTGTCAAACAGTTATAACCCAAGTTTGAGAAAATTATACCGGTCTATGCATGTGCCAGTGCCTCGACCCCTTCCTTCGTTGACAGAGCTTATGAATGCTACTAAGCGTGCTAGGAGAAGGCTGTAAGTTCTGCTTTTTCCTGGCATCGTTTCTTCATTAATTTCTTCATTCCATTCTCCACCCTCATCGCTTTCAGATATTGATACCAAGTACAGCATTGTTTACAGAAAAAAATACAGATAACTTAATACTCCATACACCTGCTCTTCACCTTCCCTTTTGACAGGCTGCTGTACACTGAGACTTTCCAGTTACCTGCCTACTGTATATTGTGTGTACActataattttatgaaaaaataatggtACATTGAAACATACATTTCGATATTCATTTATAAACCGACTCCATTCTATTCAATGTGGAAGGTATTTTGTGTTAAACTAATATCATATTTCAGTTCTAG
Coding sequences within:
- the LOC125844999 gene encoding uncharacterized protein LOC125844999 isoform X2, which encodes MFLYEGKFGNLLHTGDCRLTIECLQQLPLKYVGTPGKEPKCQIDCIFLDCTFGQSPLKMPSRQSAMQQIINCIWKHPQAPTVYLTCDLLGHEDILMHVSQTFGCKIYVDKAKTPECFQALELMVPEILSEDTSSRFQLFDGFPKLYQRAEAKIAQARSDSQHEPLIIRASAQWYACDDGSSDIESQKKGRCDQPVRDIFGVWHICYSIHSSKEELEWALQLLAPRWVISTTPSCKALEMDYVKRLFNQHRNFNDPFWQLLGFSMDVESEVDVETAPDVVEVSSSPLAKSNAQDYAENSQSTTSSFSICRQSNPSPPSKTAAPVTLFGRARLGLNGSYFKHEGKEPILPDENAVIRCSDELEVISLKKDEVVVEAGKTLAVSESLDIRTKESLMHTETENCIFESAVGLSNSYNPSLRKLYRSMHVPVPRPLPSLTELMNATKRARRRL
- the LOC125844999 gene encoding uncharacterized protein LOC125844999 isoform X1; this encodes MPIEMLKGLPFSVDTWSSKSSTKRHHFLTHAHKDHTQGICIYGSYPIYCSRLTRTLVLQHFPQLDGSFFVGIEVGQCIVIKDPDGDFTVTALDANHCPGALMFLYEGKFGNLLHTGDCRLTIECLQQLPLKYVGTPGKEPKCQIDCIFLDCTFGQSPLKMPSRQSAMQQIINCIWKHPQAPTVYLTCDLLGHEDILMHVSQTFGCKIYVDKAKTPECFQALELMVPEILSEDTSSRFQLFDGFPKLYQRAEAKIAQARSDSQHEPLIIRASAQWYACDDGSSDIESQKKGRCDQPVRDIFGVWHICYSIHSSKEELEWALQLLAPRWVISTTPSCKALEMDYVKRLFNQHRNFNDPFWQLLGFSMDVESEVDVETAPDVVEVSSSPLAKSNAQDYAENSQSTTSSFSICRQSNPSPPSKTAAPVTLFGRARLGLNGSYFKHEGKEPILPDENAVIRCSDELEVISLKKDEVVVEAGKTLAVSESLDIRTKESLMHTETENCIFESAVGLSNSYNPSLRKLYRSMHVPVPRPLPSLTELMNATKRARRRL